In a genomic window of Myotis daubentonii chromosome 18, mMyoDau2.1, whole genome shotgun sequence:
- the FDPS gene encoding farnesyl pyrophosphate synthase isoform X2 produces MNGDQKLDVYDQNKQTFIQHFSQIVKVLTEDDLGHPDTGDAIARLKEVLEYNVIGGKYQRGMTVLITFQDLVGPSKQDADSLQRAMTVGWCVELLQAFFLVADDIMDSSLTRRGQICWYQKPGIGLDAVNDAMLLEACIYRLLKLYCREQPYYLNLMELFLQTSYQTEIGQTLDLITAPQSNVDLGRFTEKRYKSIVKYKTAFYSFYLPVAAAMYMAGIDGEKEHANAKKILLEMGELFQIQDDYLDLFGDTSVTGKIGTDIQDNKCSWLVVQCLQRASPEQRQILQENYGQKEAEKVARVKALYEELNLQALFMQYEEDSYSRLLGLIEQYSSPLPQAIFLRLAQKIYKRKK; encoded by the exons ATGAATGGAGACCAGAAATTGGATGTTTATGACCAAAACAAGCAGACTTTCATCCAGCACTTCTCCCAGATTGTCAAGGTGCTGACTGAGGATGACCTGGGGCACCCAGACACAGGAGATGCTATTGCCCGGCTTAAGGAG GTCCTGGAGTACAATGTCATCGGAGGGAAGTACCAGCGGGGTATGACGGTGCTGATAACTTTCCAGGACCTGGTGGGACCCAGCAAGCAGGATGCTGATAGTCTCCAGCGGGCCATGACTGTGGGCTGGTGTGTGGAACTg CTCCAAGCTTTCTTCCTGGTGGCAGACGACATTATGGATTCATCCCTCACCCGACGGGGGCAGATCTGCTGGTATCAGAAG CCAGGCATTGGTTTGGATGCCGTGAATGATGCCATGCTCCTGGAAGCCTGCATCTACCGCCTGCTGAAGCTCTACTGCCGGGAGCAGCCCTATTACCTGAACCTGATGGAACTCTTCCTGCAG ACTTCCTATCAGACTGAGATTGGACAGACCCTGGACCTCATCACAGCCCCACAGAGCAACGTGGATCTTGGCAGATTCACTGAAAAGAG GTACAAATCTATTGTCAAGTATAAGACGGCTTTCTACTCCTTCTACCTTCCTGTAGCTGCTGCCATGTATATG GCAGGCATTGACGGGGAGAAGGAGCACGCCAATGCCAAGAAGATCCTGCTGGAGATGGGAGAGCTCTTTCAGATCCAG GATGATTACCTTGATCTCTTTGGGGACACCAGTGTGACGGGCAAGATTGGCACTGACATCCAGGACAACAAATGCAGCTGGCTGGTGGTACAGTGTCTGCAACGGGCCTCGCCGGAACAGCGCCAGATCCTGCAG GAGAATTATGGGCAGAAAGAAGCTGAGAAGGTGGCCCGGGTGAAGGCACTCTACGAGGAGCTGAATCTGCAGGCCCTGTTTATGCAATATGAGGAAGACAGTTACAGCCGCCTTCTGGGTCTCATCGAGCAGTACTCTTCGCCCCTGCCCCAAGCCATCTTCCTGAGGCTAGCACAGAAGATCTACAAGCGGAAAAAGTGA
- the FDPS gene encoding farnesyl pyrophosphate synthase isoform X1 produces MPLARWLRSVGVFLLPAPCWVPQERWLGSLQRPSLVHRGSVLGAWHSARCRCQVWTEEPRVLYSSLRMNGDQKLDVYDQNKQTFIQHFSQIVKVLTEDDLGHPDTGDAIARLKEVLEYNVIGGKYQRGMTVLITFQDLVGPSKQDADSLQRAMTVGWCVELLQAFFLVADDIMDSSLTRRGQICWYQKPGIGLDAVNDAMLLEACIYRLLKLYCREQPYYLNLMELFLQTSYQTEIGQTLDLITAPQSNVDLGRFTEKRYKSIVKYKTAFYSFYLPVAAAMYMAGIDGEKEHANAKKILLEMGELFQIQDDYLDLFGDTSVTGKIGTDIQDNKCSWLVVQCLQRASPEQRQILQENYGQKEAEKVARVKALYEELNLQALFMQYEEDSYSRLLGLIEQYSSPLPQAIFLRLAQKIYKRKK; encoded by the exons ATGCCTCTGGCCCGCTGGCTGAGATCTGTGGGGGTCTTCTTGCTACCAGCCCCCTGCTGGGTGCCACAGGAGAGGTGGCTGGGTTCCCTACAGCGGCCCTCCCTGGTGCACCGGGGCTCAGTCCTGGGGGCATGGCACAGTGCCCGCTGCCGGTGCCAAGTGTGGACAGAGGAGCCTCG agtACTTTATTCCTCCCTCAGAATGAATGGAGACCAGAAATTGGATGTTTATGACCAAAACAAGCAGACTTTCATCCAGCACTTCTCCCAGATTGTCAAGGTGCTGACTGAGGATGACCTGGGGCACCCAGACACAGGAGATGCTATTGCCCGGCTTAAGGAG GTCCTGGAGTACAATGTCATCGGAGGGAAGTACCAGCGGGGTATGACGGTGCTGATAACTTTCCAGGACCTGGTGGGACCCAGCAAGCAGGATGCTGATAGTCTCCAGCGGGCCATGACTGTGGGCTGGTGTGTGGAACTg CTCCAAGCTTTCTTCCTGGTGGCAGACGACATTATGGATTCATCCCTCACCCGACGGGGGCAGATCTGCTGGTATCAGAAG CCAGGCATTGGTTTGGATGCCGTGAATGATGCCATGCTCCTGGAAGCCTGCATCTACCGCCTGCTGAAGCTCTACTGCCGGGAGCAGCCCTATTACCTGAACCTGATGGAACTCTTCCTGCAG ACTTCCTATCAGACTGAGATTGGACAGACCCTGGACCTCATCACAGCCCCACAGAGCAACGTGGATCTTGGCAGATTCACTGAAAAGAG GTACAAATCTATTGTCAAGTATAAGACGGCTTTCTACTCCTTCTACCTTCCTGTAGCTGCTGCCATGTATATG GCAGGCATTGACGGGGAGAAGGAGCACGCCAATGCCAAGAAGATCCTGCTGGAGATGGGAGAGCTCTTTCAGATCCAG GATGATTACCTTGATCTCTTTGGGGACACCAGTGTGACGGGCAAGATTGGCACTGACATCCAGGACAACAAATGCAGCTGGCTGGTGGTACAGTGTCTGCAACGGGCCTCGCCGGAACAGCGCCAGATCCTGCAG GAGAATTATGGGCAGAAAGAAGCTGAGAAGGTGGCCCGGGTGAAGGCACTCTACGAGGAGCTGAATCTGCAGGCCCTGTTTATGCAATATGAGGAAGACAGTTACAGCCGCCTTCTGGGTCTCATCGAGCAGTACTCTTCGCCCCTGCCCCAAGCCATCTTCCTGAGGCTAGCACAGAAGATCTACAAGCGGAAAAAGTGA